The following proteins come from a genomic window of Triticum aestivum cultivar Chinese Spring chromosome 6A, IWGSC CS RefSeq v2.1, whole genome shotgun sequence:
- the LOC123132019 gene encoding uncharacterized protein produces MGLPFSALNKLGVPGLGAITTGQVYDRHFKDRDTGTFKDFHLAYVEFCKYFNTVLPGQDFDTPDRGDLEAFHKKWAVADEPGRRKMFIEYMQENVHEAKVDDSLFIMAGLAAPAAAIIAKKSGESIPQVKKFKVHLIPNVIFVPVCTLVAIMGATAVQMSKKSKDNNKPTS; encoded by the exons ATGGGTCTTCCCTTCAGTGCGTTAAACAAATTAG GAGTGCCAGGGTTGGGCGCAATAACAACCGGACAAGTTTATGATCGACATTTTAAGGACAGGGACACGGGCACCTTTAAAGACTTTCATCTTGCATATGTCGAATTCTGCAA GTATTTCAACACTGTGTTGCCTGGCCAAGATTTTGATACTCCGGACCGTGGTGATCTAGAG GCATTCCATAAAAAATGGGCAGTGGCGGACGAGCCCGGAAGGAGGAAGATGTTCATCGAGTATATGCAGGAAAACGTCCACGAGGCCAAAGTTGACGACAGCCTCTTCATCATGGCCGGCCTGGCTGCGCCAGCGGCAGCCATCATCGCCAAGAAGAGCGGCGAGAGCATCCCGCAGGTCAAGAAGTTCAAGGTGCATCTAATCCCCAACGTCATCTTTGTGCCGGTGTGCACGCTGGTTGCCATCATGGGTGCCACTGCAGTTCAGATGAGCAAGAAGAGCAAAGACAACAACAAGCCTACGAGCTGA
- the LOC123132018 gene encoding ribosome biogenesis regulatory protein homolog: MAEEAAATASASATNFEVDLGHLLAYDPSHHLAAGAASSRAELRDECLRKATELAQAVANALFSLPATEGRDGPVVRLPPPTNRLPREKHLPRPKPPTKWEQFAKSKGIIKHKKNKRAWDEQTNSWKRTYGYDRVNDDRDVPIIEAKLTDEPGVDPFAQRREEKKGRVDKQEKNRLGNLKNAAKVGALPSHIQLAATSVPITGTKADLPRKAKKEDLENVAGMASAATASGGKFDKKLPGEKPLKKAGKNRKFLPVVEGKGMGNLEKQQNDKILNSLLAKNFEEPLDVSKAITMYKVKKDNKRRKDKQSSSSSGSNKLKPQKKIHKKSSKKSA; encoded by the exons ATGGCGGAagaagccgccgccaccgcctccgcctccgccaccaACTTCGAGGTGGACCTGGGCCACCTCCTGGCCTACGACCCCTCGCaccacctcgccgccggcgccgcgtCCTCCCGGGCGGAGCTGCGGGACGAGTGCCTGCGGAAGGCCACGGAGCTCGCGCAGGCCGTCGCCAACGCCCTCTTCTCGCTGCCCGCCACCGAGGGCCGCGACGGCCCTGTCgtccgcctcccgccgcccaccaacCGCCTACCCCGCGAGAAGCAC TTGCCAAGGCCAAAGCCTCCTACCAAGTGGGAGCAGTTCGCAAAGTCGAAAG GGATTATCAAGCACAAGAAGAACAAGCGTGCATGGGATGAGCAAACTAATTCCTGGAAGCGGACGTATGGCTATGATCGTGTTAATGATGACAGAGACGTTCCCATCATTGAAGCCAAATTGACAGACG AGCCTGGTGTTGATCCTTTTGCTCAAAGAAGGGAAGAGAAGAAGGGCAGGgtcgataaacaagaaaagaacagACTTGGGAATTTGAAGAATGCTGCAAAAGTTGGTGCTCTGCCAAG TCATATACAGCTCGCTGCCACGTCCGTGCCCATCACAGGAACTAAAGCTGATCTGCCAAGAAAAGCTAAGAAGGAAGACCTCGAGAATGTCGCTGGTATGGCTTCTGCAGCAACGGCTAGCGGTGGAAAGTTTGATAAAAAGTTGCCTGGTGAGAAACCTCTAAAGAAGGCTGGCAAAAACAGAAAG TTCCTCCCTGTTGTTGAAGGGAAAGGAATGGGCAACCTAGAGAAACAGCAAAACGACAAGATCCTGAACAGTCTACTGGCCAAGAACTTCGAGGAACCATTGGATGTCAGCAAG GCAATCACGATGTACAAGGTGAAGAAGGACAACAAGAGGAGGAAAGACAAGCAatcatcgtcgtcgtccggatcaaATAAGTTGAAGCCCCAGAAGAAAATCCACAAGAAATCTTCAAAGAAAAGCGCTTAG
- the LOC123132020 gene encoding small nuclear ribonucleoprotein E — MASTKVQRIMTQPINLIFRFLQSKARIQIWLFEQKDARIEGRIIGFDEYMNLVLEDAEEINIKKNTRKSLGRILLKGDNITLMMNTGK; from the exons ATGGCGTCCACCAAGGTGCAGCGGATCATGACCCAGCCCATCAACCTCATCTTCCGCTTCCTCCAGAGC AAGGCGCGCATCCAGATCTGGCTCTTCGAGCAGAAGGACGCGCGGATCGAGGGCAGGATCATC GGCTTTGATGAATACATGAATCTGGTCTTGGAGGATGCTGAGGAGATCAACATCAAGAAAAACACTAGGAAGTCTCTCG GTCGGATCCTCTTGAAAGGGGATAACATTACACTAATGATGAACAC GGGAAAGTAA